From the genome of Deferribacteraceae bacterium V6Fe1:
TAACGCATTTACCGTTTAAACTCAATAGCTGAAAATCTGTCATTTTCTTAATATTGTTACTATCCGTATTTTTCCAAATACCCACGCGGTGTAATCATCTTACCATTTTTAATATAAGTTTTGGTATTACCTACGATAACAGTTGTTGACATATCTACTATATCATAATCGAAGTTACTGATATAACTTATTTTTACCATCTCATTATCCCTTTCACAATTTTTTACAATGCCACAAACCAAATCCCCTCTCTGTTCATAAAAGGTTGTTAATACTTCTTTTAGATATTTGTCCCTTTTTTTACTTTTTGGATTGTAAATTGCAGTGACAAAATCACCAAAATTTATAGCATCTACCCTTTTTCTAATAATTTCAAAAGGGGTTAACAAATCAGACAAAGATAAAATCACTAAATCTTCACAAATTGGTGCTCCAAGCTTTGTACTTGCTGACAAACCTGCTGTTATCCCAGGGATAATTTCAATATTTTCGAAATCTTCACTGAGCTCAAAAACAAGTGAGGCCAAGGCATAAAGGGAAGCATCTCCACCACAAACAAGA
Proteins encoded in this window:
- the cobJ gene encoding precorrin-3B C(17)-methyltransferase; amino-acid sequence: MGKLFVVGIGPGRHDLITQRGLQAIQNSELICGYIKYLDIIQPLIKGKTVFSNGMKGEVERVKFALDEAKSGKTVSLVCGGDASLYALASLVFELSEDFENIEIIPGITAGLSASTKLGAPICEDLVILSLSDLLTPFEIIRKRVDAINFGDFVTAIYNPKSKKRDKYLKEVLTTFYEQRGDLVCGIVKNCERDNEMVKISYISNFDYDIVDMSTTVIVGNTKTYIKNGKMITPRGYLEKYG